A single Lolium perenne isolate Kyuss_39 chromosome 6, Kyuss_2.0, whole genome shotgun sequence DNA region contains:
- the LOC127307020 gene encoding anthocyanidin 5,3-O-glucosyltransferase, producing the protein MDGDATTTTRTAPKQKHVVLYPSPGMGHLVSMIELGKLFAARGLAVTMVIARLPFEDTGARGPFLAGVTAANPSISFHCFPQVDLAPVHSNYPEGITLEVARASNPHLRDFLTSATPSPAVLVVDTFCGVALDVAAELRIPAYFFYTSGAEVLAFFLHLPVLHAQTTNSFRDLGEELLHVPGITSLPASHTPKPVMDRDDAAYQGFLSASLYLCRSQGIIVNTCRSLEPRALDAVGAGLCTPPGLPTPPVYCIGPLVKQEEVGVKRGGECLAWLDSQPKGSVVFLCFGSLGLFSARQIREIAMGLEASGQRFLWVVRSPPSDDPAMKFEKTPEPDLDALLPPGFLDRTKGTGLIVKSWAPQRDVLAHDAVGGFVTHCGWNSVLESVMAGVPMVAWPLYAEQRMNRVFLEEEMGLAVAVEGYDKDDLVVEADEVASKVRLIMDSDGGRLLRERTLAAMRQAKEALREGGESDVALARLVEGWMLA; encoded by the coding sequence ATGGACGGCGAcgcaaccaccaccaccaggACGGCACCCAAGCAGAAGCATGTGGTTCTGTACCCTTCGCCCGGCATGGGCCACCTTGTATCCATGATCGAGCTCGGCAAGCTCTTCGCCGCCCGCGGCCTCGCCGTCACCATGGTCATCGCGAGGCTGCCGTTCGAGGACACCGGCGCGAGGGGGCCTTTCCTGGCTGGCGTGACCGCCGCCAACCCCTCCATCtcattccactgcttcccgcaggTCGACCTCGCGCCCGTTCACTCCAACTACCCAGAGGGGATAACCTTGGAGGTCGCCCGCGCCTCCAACCCCCACCTCCGTGACTTCCTCACCTCCGCCACTCCCTCCCCTGCCGTCCTCGTCGTGGACACGTTCTGCGGCGTCGCCCTCGATGTCGCCGCGGAGCTTCGCATCCCCGCCTACTTCTTCTACACATCTGGCGCCGAGGTTCTTGCTTTCTTCCTGCATCTCCCGGTCCTGCACGCTCAGACCACGAACAGCTTCCGAGACCTGGGCGAGGAGCTCCTCCACGTGCCAGGGATCACCTCGCTTCCGGCGTCCCACACACCCAAGCCGGTCATGGACCGCGACGACGCGGCGTACCAAGGGTTCCTGAGCGCGTCGCTTTACCTGTGCCGCTCCCAGGGCATCATCGTCAACACCTGCCGCTCGCTCGAGCCGCGCGCCCTCGACGCGGTCGGCGCCGGCCTCTGCACGCCTCCCGGCCTCCCGACGCCCCCGGTCTACTGCATCGGGCCGCTGGTAAAGCAGGAGGAGGTGGGCGTGAAGCGCGGCGGAGAATGCCTCGCCTGGCTGGACTCGCAGCCCAAGGGCAGCGTCGTGTTCCTCTGCTTCGGCAGCCTCGGCCTGTTCAGCGCCAGGCAGATCAGGGAGATAGCCATGGGGCTGGAGGCGAGTGGCCAGAGGTTTTTGTGGGTTGTGCGGAGTCCCCCCAGCGACGACCCGGCCATGAAGTTCGAGAAGACGCCGGAGCCAGACCTCGACGCCCTCCTCCCACCGGGCTTCCTCGACCGGACCAAGGGCACGGGTCTCATCGTCAAGTCGTGGGCGCCGCAGCGCGACGTGCTGGCGCACGACGCCGTGGGTGGGTTCGTGACGCACTGCGGCTGGAACTCCGTTTTAGAGTCGGTCATGGCAGGCGTGCCCATGGTTGCCTGGCCGCTATacgcggagcagcggatgaacagGGTGTTCCTGGAGGAGGAGATGGGTCTCGCCGTGGCTGTGGAAGGCTACGACAAGGATGATCTGGTGGTCGAAGCCGACGAAGTAGCGTCCAAGGTGAGGTTGATCATGGACTCCGACGGTGGGAGACTACTCCGGGAGCGGACGCTGGCGGCCATGCGGCAGGCCAAGGAGGCGCTGCGCGAGGGCGGGGAGTCGGATGTGGCATTGGCACGCCTCGTGGAGGGCTGGATGCTCGCTTGA
- the LOC127310255 gene encoding protein FAR1-RELATED SEQUENCE 5-like — MKFDTWEEAKMHYNKYAHKIGFSIKCSTSKNSTLDGQKDKQLFVCNKSGKNEDINQLEAPPVRKRNRTITKKTDCKARLRVKRKGQKWHVTYFIEEHNHKLVQKFSLKKYLRSHKGIPKEEKDFVRMLHKVNLSAGRIMRIMGEVYGGLANVPYDSKDVSNFMATIDEEHKHKDMSILLAHFAKMKKEDPDFYFNLHTDHADKVDRIFWVDGAAIAAYKNYSDCLSFDSTYMTNEYNMPFAPFIGINRYGQTIQLGCGFLKNENVESFVWLFEEFLEAMGGLQPDNFITDQDAAMRTAILQCFPDCTHRNCRWHIMQNAQAVLGNFLSKHEDLRQELNEVIDYSMSIEEFEMRWAEMIMKHNVSDNTHLSDLYHLRATFVPAYFKERFFPFLQTTARSEGFNAVLKRYISPHNSLHNFFEQYLKLQEKIDVAEDSVEFKDEDKIFRLWGDYPLEQQALDVYTHPIYLRFRAELRKVTSYNVQHVDGQNYDVMPIKTYVYGYGKNRYRVEANMETETYNCECCKFNRDGLLCCHIFRVMIQLGATEYIPEKYILRRWRMLEDTIVEEKMELPKVPSERKPTNKERQLIRYGTLCNEYTRVAKIASTSDKGKAVADKYMLALEKDLLAMKAAESAKRKNKKKGNATQDEAPDVGNVGHSGQGSSTKFDHVEDPEYVSKQGRPAEKKETIGVAFEGF; from the coding sequence ATGAAATTTGATACATGGGAGGAGGCAAAGATGCACTACAACAAATACGCCCATAAGATTGGATTTTCCATCAAATGTAGTACATCGAAGAACTCGACTCTTGATGGCCAGAAGGACAAGCAATTGTTTGTTTGTAATAAGAGTGGGAAAAATGAGGACATTAATCAGCTAGAAGCTCCACCGGTTCGGAAGAGGAACCGTACCATCACTAAGAAAACTGATTGCAAGGCTAGGTTGAGAGTAAAGAGGAAAGGGCAGAAGTGGCATGTGACATACTTCATAGAAGAGCATAATCACAAATTGGTTCAGAAGTTCTCCCTGAAAAAGTACTTGAGGTCTCATAAAGGGATTCCCAAGGAAGAGAAGGATTTTGTTAGGATGTTGCACAAGGTAAACCTGTCAGCTGGTAGGATTATGAGGATAATGGGAGAAGTGTATGGCGGGCTAGCTAATGTACCGTATGACAGCAAAGATGTGAGCAACTTCATGGCTACCATTGATGAAGAACATAAGCACAAGGACATGTCAATTTTGCTTGCTCATTTTGCGAAAATGAAGAAGGAAGATCCAGACTTCTACTTCAATCTACATACAGACCATGCTGACAAGGTTGACCGCATCTTCTGGGTTGATGGTGCTGCAATAGCGGCTTACAAAAACTACAGTGACTGCCTCTCATTTGACAGTACCTACATGACAAATGAGTACAACATGCCGTTTGCTCCTTTCATAGGTATCAACCGGTACGGCCAAACTATACAGCTAGGCTGTGGTTTTCTAAAGAATGAAAACGTGGAAAGTTTTGTTTGGTTGTTTGAGGAATTTCTTGAAGCTATGGGTGGACTACAACCAGATAATTTCATAACCGACCAAGATGCTGCTATGAGAACTGCAATTCTTCAATGTTTTCCAGATTGCACACACAGAAACTGTAGGTGGCACATCATGCAAAATGCACAGGCTGTGTTGGGTAATTTCTTGTCTAAACATGAGGACCTAAGGCAGGAACTGAATGAAGTAATAGACTACAGCATGTCAATTGAAGAGTTTGAAATGAGGTGGGCAGAGATGATTATGAAACACAATGTATCTGACAACACTCATCTGAGTGATCTATATCATCTTAGAGCCACATTTGTCCCAGCATATTTCAAGGAACGCTTCTTCCCTTTCCTACAAACTACTGCTAGGAGTGAGGGGTTCAATGCAGTGTTGAAAAGATATATTAGCCCACACAACAGCCTACACAATTTTTTCGAACAGTACTTGAAGTTGCAAGAGAAAATTGATGTTGCAGAGGATTCAGTTGAATTTAAGGATGAAGACAAGATTTTCAGGCTATGGGGTGATTATCCATTAGAACAACAAGCTTTGGATGTGTATACGCACCCCATCTACCTGCGTTTCCGAGCAGAACTGCGGAAAGTTACGTCCTACAATGTCCAGCATGTTGATGGCCAAAATTATGATGTTATGCCAATTAAAACTTATGTTTACGGATATGGTAAGAACAGATATAGGGTTGAGGCTAACATGGAGACTGAAACTTACAACTGCGAGTGTTGCAAGTTTAACAGAGATGGTTTGCTATGTTGCCATATTTTTAGAGTTATGATACAGTTGGGTGCTACTGAGTATATTCCAGAAAAATACATACTGCGAAGGTGGAGAATGCTTGAAGATACAATAGTTGAGGAGAAGATGGAATTGCCAAAAGTCCCATCAGAAAGGAAGCCAACTAACAAAGAGAGGCAGCTTATACGTTATGGTACTCTGTGTAATGAGTACACTAGAGTCGCTAAAATAGCATCAACTTCTGATAAAGGGAAGGCAGTAGCAGACAAATACATGCTAGCTTTGGAGAAAGACTTGTTAGCAATGAAAGCTGCAGAGTCTGCAAAgcggaaaaataaaaagaaaggtaATGCAACTCAAGATGAGGCACCAGATGTAGGCAATGTTGGTCATTCTGGGCAAGGTAGCTCTACAAAATTTGATCATGTTGAAGATCCAGAGTATGTTTCAAAACAAGGTCGACCAGCAGAAAAAAAGGAAACAATCGGGGTTGCATTTGAAGGCTTCTAA